The genomic region CACAAAACGATGCCTATCCAGTTGTACCACCTGAGTTTTTCCCTGAAAAAAAGTAAGGATACAAAAATGCTGAATAAAACGATACCGATATGATTGACGGCAAAAACAGAGGCAGAGACAAGGCCTGATTTGTTTAATGCCTGAATGAAAAAATAA from Sphingobacteriales bacterium harbors:
- a CDS encoding EamA family transporter, with the protein product YFFIQALNKSGLVSASVFAVNHIGIVLFSIFVSLLFFREKLRWYNWIGIVLCIFAVLLLTMNHEIHT